In Triticum dicoccoides isolate Atlit2015 ecotype Zavitan unplaced genomic scaffold, WEW_v2.0 scaffold132314, whole genome shotgun sequence, the DNA window CTGCAAAATGGCCTGCATCCTGATAAATATAAATATGTGAGGAGTTAATTAGCACACTGTTCAACAAAAAAATTACAGTTTCTGAATGACTATACCTCGATTGCAGAACGCTGAGCAGAACAGGATGAAGCCTCTGATAGAAGAGGCAATCATTGACTTATGCAGCAACACCAACACCTTGTTGCACGGGAAGATGGTGATCGCGGACTTGGGCTGCTCCTCTGGTCCGAATGCGCTAGCACTGGTATCTACTGCCGTCATGGCCATCCATTGCCGCTGCCTTCATTTACAACAGCCACCACTGGAAGTGTGTGTGCTCCTCAACGACCTGCCTGATAATGACTTCAGCACAGTGGTGAAGAGCCTGGTCACACTCCGTCAAAGTAACGAGCCTGTCGTCGTGACCGGTATCATACCGGGGTCGTTTTACGGAAGGTTGTTCACTAGTGGCTCCTTGAATCTCGTGTGCTCATCCTGTAGCCTGCATTGGCTCTCAAAGGTGTGACTTTGATACTGCTCGAATGCTTGACCCGTTGTATCACTTGTCTATTATATAGACACAACACAATCGTCGATTACATAAGAAAAATCTTTACCACTGCAGGTTCCTGAAGTTCTAATAAGGGATCACATCCCGGCATACGACATCGATGAGCAAGCTAGGCGTGAAAGGCTCCCCATGGTCCATGAGGCTTATGCACACCAGTTCAAGACTGACTTCACACATTTCCTT includes these proteins:
- the LOC119343548 gene encoding jasmonate O-methyltransferase-like — encoded protein: NAEQNRMKPLIEEAIIDLCSNTNTLLHGKMVIADLGCSSGPNALALVSTAVMAIHCRCLHLQQPPLEVCVLLNDLPDNDFSTVVKSLVTLRQSNEPVVVTGIIPGSFYGRLFTSGSLNLVCSSCSLHWLSKVPEVLIRDHIPAYDIDEQARRERLPMVHEAYAHQFKTDFTHFLKLRAKELAPSGRMIVSVIGRPSDGSTFEFFHIWEVIAQTLSIMVSEGVIDKEKFDSFYVPMYGPSSEEMRAIIQEEGSFSMREM